One genomic region from Nostoc sphaeroides encodes:
- a CDS encoding GAF domain-containing protein → MSVYQDCGETTDLIIGVHNQENLELQANSAPVGALATRQGNFSTFLAPLTQDTFKQVVQDVEQKLQIVHQTLSMLDSQGFETLLQEMLHSITLKTGELLGADRTTIFLLDEEKQELWSILAEGEGDRSLEIRIPADKGIAGEVATFKRVINIPFDFYNDPRSHFAQEQEKRTGYRTYTMLALPLLNEHGHLVAVAQLLNKLKSGNNPDAPLAERIDTKGFIRADEQLFQEFAPSIRLILESSRSFYVATQKQRAVAALMKAIKSLSQSSLDLEDTLKRVMDEAKELMNADRSTLWLIDRDRHELWTKITQDDGSTKELRVPVGKGFAGIVAASGKKLNIAFDLYHHPDSDTAKQLDQQNGYRTCSLLCMPVFNADQQLIGVTQLVNKKKTGDFPPYNPGDWPKAPDYFQASFDRNDEEFMEAFNIQAGVALHNAQLFATVKQQEQMQRDILRSLSNGVVSTNKAGLIIAANESAKRLLGLEPEDRLEGKLVTDAIAIKEGDFSKWYQDALHATDLKGREQYYPDRTLLTTGTEQHSINLSINTIADASDQEQVRGALVVMEDISDEKRLKSTMYRYMTQELAEELLKLDDAKLGGDRKEVSILFSDIRGYTTLTENLEAEEVVSMLNEYFESMVEAVFKHKGTLDKYIGDAIMAVFGSPLPLEEHAWMAVQTSLEMRHRLHEFNQRRYTDDKPKIKIGIGINSDTVISGNIGSSKRMEFTAIGDGVNLGSRLESVSKQYGCDIIISDNTFKPCQDQIWARELDYIRVKGRNEPVAIYELLGLRSNPIESEKLQVIEHYHKGREYYLKRQFSLARAEFAKVLAADSHDKAAMLHLLRCQHWLQSPPTESDWDEGVWTFQEK, encoded by the coding sequence ATGTCAGTGTATCAAGATTGTGGGGAGACCACCGATTTGATTATTGGTGTTCACAACCAAGAAAACCTCGAATTACAAGCAAATTCTGCTCCTGTGGGTGCTCTTGCCACAAGACAAGGAAATTTTTCTACCTTTCTTGCTCCCCTGACTCAGGATACTTTTAAGCAGGTTGTTCAGGATGTCGAGCAAAAATTACAGATTGTCCATCAAACCTTGTCAATGCTGGATTCTCAGGGGTTTGAAACTCTTCTGCAAGAAATGTTGCATTCGATTACCTTAAAAACCGGGGAATTACTGGGGGCGGATCGGACGACGATATTTTTATTGGATGAAGAAAAACAAGAACTCTGGTCGATTCTGGCTGAGGGAGAGGGCGATCGCTCTTTAGAAATTCGCATCCCCGCCGATAAAGGCATTGCTGGGGAAGTCGCCACCTTCAAACGAGTTATTAATATTCCCTTTGATTTTTATAACGATCCGCGATCGCATTTTGCCCAAGAACAAGAAAAAAGAACTGGCTACCGCACCTACACCATGCTGGCTTTGCCATTATTAAATGAACATGGACATTTAGTTGCGGTAGCGCAATTATTGAATAAATTAAAATCTGGGAATAATCCCGATGCTCCACTTGCAGAGCGCATTGATACCAAAGGTTTTATCCGCGCTGACGAACAATTATTTCAAGAATTTGCTCCTTCGATTCGCCTGATTTTAGAATCCTCGCGCTCTTTTTATGTAGCCACTCAAAAACAAAGAGCAGTAGCGGCGCTGATGAAGGCGATCAAGTCTTTATCTCAAAGCAGTCTCGACTTAGAAGATACCCTGAAACGGGTAATGGATGAAGCCAAAGAATTGATGAATGCCGATCGCAGTACACTATGGTTAATAGACCGCGATCGCCATGAATTATGGACGAAAATCACCCAGGATGATGGTTCCACTAAGGAGTTGCGAGTCCCGGTAGGTAAAGGCTTTGCTGGTATCGTAGCGGCTTCTGGCAAGAAATTGAATATTGCCTTTGATTTGTACCACCATCCTGATTCTGATACTGCCAAACAACTCGATCAGCAAAATGGCTATCGCACCTGTAGCTTGCTTTGTATGCCAGTATTTAACGCCGATCAACAACTGATTGGCGTTACCCAATTAGTAAATAAAAAGAAAACTGGGGATTTTCCACCTTATAATCCAGGTGATTGGCCCAAAGCTCCCGACTACTTCCAAGCTAGCTTTGACCGCAACGATGAAGAGTTTATGGAAGCTTTTAATATTCAAGCGGGAGTAGCACTACATAATGCTCAGTTGTTTGCCACAGTCAAGCAACAAGAACAAATGCAACGGGATATTTTGCGTAGTCTTTCCAATGGAGTAGTTTCCACTAATAAAGCCGGGTTAATTATCGCCGCTAATGAAAGTGCCAAGCGTTTGCTAGGACTGGAGCCAGAAGACCGTTTAGAAGGTAAATTAGTTACTGATGCGATCGCTATCAAAGAAGGTGACTTTAGCAAGTGGTATCAGGATGCTTTACATGCAACCGACTTAAAAGGCCGCGAGCAATATTACCCCGATCGCACACTCTTAACTACTGGTACAGAACAGCACAGTATCAATTTATCGATTAACACAATAGCTGATGCTAGCGACCAAGAACAAGTCCGGGGTGCGCTGGTGGTGATGGAAGATATCAGTGATGAAAAGCGGCTCAAGAGTACGATGTACCGCTACATGACCCAGGAATTAGCCGAAGAATTGCTGAAATTAGATGACGCTAAACTAGGAGGCGATCGTAAAGAAGTTTCGATTTTATTTTCCGATATTCGCGGCTACACCACTTTAACCGAAAACTTAGAAGCAGAAGAAGTGGTGAGTATGCTTAATGAATATTTTGAATCAATGGTGGAGGCAGTCTTTAAACATAAAGGCACTCTTGATAAATATATCGGCGATGCCATTATGGCTGTCTTTGGTTCTCCCCTACCATTAGAAGAACACGCTTGGATGGCAGTGCAAACATCCTTAGAAATGCGCCATCGTCTGCACGAATTTAATCAACGTCGCTATACAGATGATAAGCCCAAAATAAAAATCGGCATTGGTATCAACTCAGATACCGTGATTAGTGGCAATATCGGCTCTAGTAAGCGGATGGAATTTACCGCCATTGGCGATGGCGTTAATCTTGGCTCTCGATTAGAAAGTGTTAGTAAACAATATGGTTGCGACATTATTATTAGCGATAACACTTTTAAGCCATGCCAAGATCAGATTTGGGCTAGGGAACTAGATTACATTCGTGTCAAGGGTAGAAATGAGCCAGTAGCCATATACGAATTGCTGGGTTTGCGTTCCAATCCTATTGAAAGCGAAAAATTGCAAGTGATTGAACATTATCATAAAGGGCGCGAGTATTACCTCAAGCGCCAGTTTTCCCTTGCTAGAGCCGAGTTTGCCAAAGTTTTGGCAGCAGATAGCCATGATAAAGCTGCTATG